GCGACACGCGATCCGGCTCGCCGTAGCGGAACTCGTCCAGAACGAGATCGGCAAGGACCACGATCTGGACGGTGGAGATCTTCTCCACCAGCTCCATCAGTCGCGCCGGCTTCACGCCTCCGGTCGGACCGCTCATGCGTGTCCTCCTTCGCGGGCCAGGATCCACTCGACCGCGTCGAGCAGGTCCTCGGCGATGTGCTCCGGCTGCGCTTTCCAGCGATCGCGCCGCAGCTCCACGTGGCCGCGGCCGTAACCGGTCAGGACCATGACGGGAACGACTCCCGCCGCGCGCGCCGCCTCCACGTCGACCACCCCGTCACCTACCATGTAGGAGCGAGCCAGATCGATCCTGAGATCCTTCTCCGCCTGGTGCAGCATCCCCGGCAGCGGCTTCCGGCAGCGGCAGTCCTGCCGGTACGGAGGCTGGCCCTCGCGCGGATGGTGCGGACAGTAGTAAATCTTGTCGACGCCGGTTCCCTCGCGCTCCAACAGCGATGCGAGCCGCCGGTGCGTCTCGATGACCACCGACTCGTCGAAGTAATCGCGCGCCACCCCCGCCTGGTTGGTCACCACCACCGCCAGG
Above is a window of Candidatus Polarisedimenticolia bacterium DNA encoding:
- a CDS encoding HAD family hydrolase, with product MSGAALKRAVFLDRDGTVADEVGYVNHASRLRLLPRSAEAVKRIREAGFLAVVVTNQAGVARDYFDESVVIETHRRLASLLEREGTGVDKIYYCPHHPREGQPPYRQDCRCRKPLPGMLHQAEKDLRIDLARSYMVGDGVVDVEAARAAGVVPVMVLTGYGRGHVELRRDRWKAQPEHIAEDLLDAVEWILAREGGHA